The Carassius carassius chromosome 28, fCarCar2.1, whole genome shotgun sequence region tttgcagcTCCCTCTAAATAAGTTGTCAGAGTTACTGAGGCAAGATCTCGCAGCCGCTGGGTTTACCGAAGCGCTGACATTCGCTCTGGTTAGAAATCACTCCTTTCTCTTATATTCTGGATGTTTAGTCTATTTAGAAAGTGTCTTGAACTGAAAACATTTGCCATTTAGTTTTCAtgactatttctctctctctctctctctctctctcggagcTCTAGAATAAAATGATCGTTGTTATTAGGACTTGGTAGATACTTTTCCAATTCGCAAGTCCTTGATTTCATTAAACTTCAATTCAATGTCAATTAGTTTGGATAAATATCAGGTATTCTACATGTCAAGTTTTCTTAAGGAAAACAACATCTCAACTAATGCAGTAAACTACACAGGGATCCATCTCAGGTGATACatttactatattattatattaaagatTAAATTAACAAAGTCCATTGCTTTCTATTTTTTAGATGTGATAGTCAACACTCAATTAAAAACTtgtatacaaacatttaaacTGCACATACATCTGTTTTTATGCCGACTTTTAAATGATAGAACTACATTTCCAATTTGTtgtaatataaacattaaaaaagtgagGACAGATTCAACAAGTCATTTTTCAAACTAATAAATCTTTTATAATTTAAAGCATAATCATTcattttcttctgtattgtgaaaaatatccaaGTATAATGTATTATTGAacaatttttaatccaatttaatTCTGAAACCTAGTGATGACAATTTGTTTAAATTTGTCGGATgaatcagtaaaaaataaaaaaaacaacgaaaaaTCAATAACATGCACTTAAAAATagacattttcatttcatgccagCTTTAAAGAACCAGTCATTAAAGTCTGATTCATAACAAAAGATAACATTGGTTGTGCTGtagatttgttttttaaacagcCACAAAACAATAGAAAAATCTATTAGAAGTCTTTCCGTGACTTGACCGTATTTTCCTCTCTCTGCAGTGCTCACAAGAAGATATCGCAGATAAACTCAGGAAAAACATCACTGAAACCAGAGCCGTCCACATCTCCAACCCAAAGACCGCAGAGTTTCAGGTACCCCCAAAAATACAGACACCTCCGATTGGCATTTCTCACATTTGTCCACTAGTGGGTGCTTTCACAAGTTTAAATCAGTTAGTAGTTAGAGTCTGACTAACTAAACCGTACTTTCCTGTAGGTGGCACGTACCTCTCTTCTCCCCGGACTCCTGAAGACGATCGCTGCCAACAGGAAGATGCCCCTTCCTCTCAAACTGTTCGAGATCTCGGACGTCGTCCTGAAGGATGAAACTAAAGGTGTGTTTGATGTGCTCATGTCACACAATGCATGCTAAGAAGAATGCAGTCACTGAACTTTATATGTCTGGCAGATGTAGGAGCCCGTAACAACAGGCGTCTCTGTGCCGTTTACTACAACAAGAGCCCTGGATTTGAAGTCATCCATGGACTTCTGGACCGGGTCATGCAGCTGCTGGACGTCAAATCCGGCCGTGACCAAGGATACCACATCCAGGCGGCAGAGGGTGAGTCATGAATGTTAAAAGTTGACATGGTGTCCTTCCTGTGATCTGTTTGTGCACCTGAGTCATATTCAAAAATGGATATTGTAGTGGTTAATATTTAACAGTGTTTATGGTCagcataaatacaattaaaataggaAATGTTGGTTCTTTTGGTGGGACTTTTTCATTActggattatttttatgatgtttgtATTTCTGTGTGCCTCATTTCCACCTGATGGATTGAAGAATCTATttgaaatctaataaaataaaattgaccctATATTTAATTACTTGTTCCTGgtattattgtgaatgattcatcagtgcattcattcattttcagtgttgttattactaactaaaactattaaaaacaaactttatttaattttatatatatatatatatatatatatatgaaaaaaaaattacattctgaaaaagctgaaattaatttaaagtactaaaattaataaaGCAGAATGCACAGAAGTgcaaaaaactaaattactaaaactttaacattaaaataaaaacctaaaatattcaactaaaagcaaattcaaaaccttaataaatactgtaatagcaTATAATACATACTGAAATGGCATTATTCCTATTTAAtcaatttcatttccattatctTTCTTACAGACTCCACCTTCTTTCCTGGCCGCTGTGCTGAGATCTTTTCATGTGGCCAAAGCATCGGACACCTCGGGGTCCTTCACCCTGATGTCATCAGTCGTTTTGAGCTGACCATGCCCTGCTCAGCCATCGATATCGACATCGAACCCTTCCTGTGATGTCATAATGCAAATAACCTCAGCCACACCCCTCTGCTTTGGGCTCCTCCCTCAGAAGCTACAGCCACACATTACTGTCTCATGGTGTAAATCAGTGTTTTAATAAAACTCAGCTTGTCCACTGCTAGCATGATATTCATAAATTAAACATCACGACTCTGTTTGTGTCCAGCACATTTTACAACATGGAAACAAAGAAATGTGGATTAATAAACCAAAAATGTCTACAACTGTTGGTTTTTGCATGCATTTGATGCATACCAAGCAAAGTCATCTAATGTGACACTGTAATGTAAAGCTAATGTAAACAATATTGTatctataatttaatttaatttaaaagcttTTGAGAGATTGAAGGTCTTGAGGCCATGCAGTGGATCAGATTCGTATCATGGCTGGATGTTTACCTGTATGTTGGTTTGCTAGAAAAcgaagtatgtgtgtttgtttgtgtatgtgtggttGTGGATAAATCACATACCAGACTTGTTTACATGCATTTGCCTGAATTTCAGTTTTTCGTGACCTTAAGAATCCAAAAACTTCAGTTTATATTCCTAGAATGCCTAATAGCTTTCTATGcttccatttttgtcatttcataGCTATTTAATGCCTTTGACATTATTATAAGTTGAGTAGGTATGTCTAAGTGTGTACCTCTCTAGTGTCAAGACGGTAAGTGATCAGAGGTTTTTAATTTGTGAGTGTGAGAGGATGGTCTGTGTGTACACTGTATTTGCGAGGGGTTGTGGCTACATGAGAGGCATGTTTGGTGTCTGCAGTGTTTGTCAAAGAACTGTTAGACCCTCTACAGCAAACACTACTTGGCGGATCAACATCATTAAAAAACACCACAAACAGAGAGAAGACATTTTTACTGtgtttattcatttcttttacCACATCTGTAAAAGCTCATAAACACATCCTGAGTGTCATACCactcaatacataaaatatattcttcaatattttaataaatattaaattcatatgtggtaaaaaagcaataatagtaggactaatttgtatattttatgcCAGCACTGCGTTACTAGAAATTATCATTAAATATCATCTGTGCTCATGCTAACATCAGCTTGTcattgtgacatcacaaaacTGAACTTTTTCCTAAAGGACCAGCCAGACTCAACATGCACATTTGCTAAATTTTGCTGATACTTTGCTGGCAAAAGGCCCATTGTCAGTATAGCACAACTTGGCCCTGGAAAATCCACGCCATAGATATGCGTATTAATAATTTGTGCAACCATCTTGAACCAGTCAGAAAATCTGTGTGGGGAAATCTTTTGCCGTCGCAAGAAATTCCAGATTacatggattcctattgaaacAACTGCATTTTCACAATTGAAATCCACTCAACAACGGTCAAAGTGACTGCATCTTTAACCTGTGGCTTTCTTTCTTAAACTTTTAAAGCGTCGCTGTCTTTAGGAAATTATCAAAAGAAATATTCAAGTTAGTGGTTTCTACAGAAAACAATATCAATTCTTCCGAAGGTTTACCCTGatagaaatgctttttacaatggaagtctatggggcaACATTCATATTTGCACTATGGACTCACATAAAGGTTatgactgaaataaataaacagtttgctGTGTAGATACTGTCAAAAAGGAataaaggtgcaatgtgtaatgGTAAATGTTATGGCAGGATCTCTGAGCAGCAGAGATTATGTAACCTAGGCTAAAACAGTACCCTGCTAAACTGATAAAAAACCCAGTAGGGTTTTTCctttggcttttggattattgcagagaATTAATGTGAGAACTAAAATGTGCCAGCTATTCCTAAACAGATTTATGTGGATATTATAGACTGGGATTCTCTTTAAACTTGCCTGTAAACACTGAGAAATTATAGAATCCCATCATCACAAACACTGTTCACCAGGAACTGTTGACCAGTCTGATGGCAACTTATGTGCTGAACTTATAATGCACCTCGATCTCTTTCCTTCTCCATGCATCGACGTCACTCACAGACGCTCCGTCAATTCGACAGAGCACCCGCAGACTCGTCCAGCGCACCGTCTGCCGGGTCAGAACCAGCATCCCTAACCCGACCAGGAACCGCGCCACACCGACACCCAACGCTGCAAGGGTCAGCGGAGGAAAATTCACTGGAAAAAGCCCGGCTAGGTCAAAGGTCAAGTCCAGGTGCTCATTTACCCAGTACCTGACTGAACATCCCGAACAGCATGCTAAAATAATAGTGGTGTCCCCCCCGTGTGGTGCTGTTATGGTCCAGCTCGGTGTACTTATAGGACAGGAAGAGGGGCAGAACCACCCCCACCACGGGGGAGAGAGGGTTGTGCAGCTGAATGTAGTCCATGGTTCCCCAGTACAAGTACGACACTAATTACAAATTACAACACCACAGATCACATCCTGAGAGGAAGGGGAATCATCTCTGTCATTAGTATCAGACTCACAGTCTATGATCAGACTCTGTAATTCTAGCTTCATGCAGCACAATGAGTATAACGCACGGTCATAAGGATACGATAATACAGTTTTTATGccattattatgaaatatgtaCACATTTTCTGTTCATGGTAACCgctttgctatgcagttgctagggtgttctgagtggtaaATGTATTGCTATGCAAATCCAAGGGTGTTCTGAGGGGTTCTAGATCGTTGCAAGGGCATTTCTAGTGGTTATCATGTTGCTATGTAATTGCTAAACTGTTCTGAGTTGTTGTTAATCTGTGCAGTAACATGAGGAATAGGCCAAACGTTTGCCTCCGCATGATGCACCACTGCAGCTGTGCTATATTAAAGGAACTAGAGGTAAAACCTATGGAGACCAGCCTGACAATATGAATTATACAAGAGTATAAATCTTTCATATCAGATGCAAAAGTGCATGTGCATTTTAAAGTCTCTCTTCCAGACTTACCACAGCAGAGTGCATGTAGGTGTAAAGACGACTCAGACACACCAGAACCACAGCCACAATCAGGCCCAGTTCAAACGGGAACTAACATGCAAAGACAGAGTAACAAACAGCTCAATCTAACATGAACAGTTTGATGTAACGTGTCTCAAATGTGGACAGGTTTGAatgtaaacaaatacaaatttgaTTTGAAAGCTATGGCAGAGGATAAGATTTTCCATAAATAATGTGCTAAATTTGATCCATCCATCTTCAGATGACTTGGTATATAGTGCACATGAACTACTTCTATGGTGTTTTTTCTAACTGAAAATTTAgtgtatttattaaaacattttctcaTCCATCTTTCCTCGTcatctttttttccttctctctctatgTTGCAGCCTCCATCCATTCTGTGTGGCAGCTCTTCTCATAATAACATCTCTTTTCTCCTGACATGTGCTCTTCCCTCTGGTTTTAATTCAGGACTCTGTTAATCACTGACAACACTGGAAGAGGCTTTACATATTCACGAAGTTGCTCCGCCCCTTCTATTCTGTCTTACTCCATCCATCTCCCTGTCTCTCCATCTGTCTATCTCCTTTCCTTCCTTTCTTCCTCTGTCGGCTGGGGGTCTTTCACAGGAAGTTAATGAAGAATGTTTCCTGAATGGGCACAAAGGACTGTGGGACAGTGCATAATTgactggaagtttttttttttttttttttttttttttttactcttaaatCATACACATACAGCTTTCTGGACAAATAATGGTTAACTATTTCcatgtaatattttgtaaaatgtaattttttcgtGTGACACAAAGCTGTTTCCAGCATCAAAACTCcgatcttcagtgtcacatgatcctaattctaatttgctgctcaagaaacatttatgatgttgaaaagagttgttctgcttcatatttttgtagagCCTGTGATACATTTTGTTaggattaattataaaaaaaataaaaaaataaaaaaacagcatttatttgaaatagaaattgcaTAAcagatgtatttactgtcacttttgatcaatttaagacattttgctGATTGAAAGCATTGCATTCTTtaaaaacaaccacaacaacaacattactggccccaaacttttgacagCCGTGTAAATATTgctccaatttaaaaaaatatttatcattataatgtatattttacttGATATCTTGACTATGCTTTCAAATAAGCGTCAACACATCCTTAGTCAATTTTGTTTGCAATAAAATTTAACATGTAAAAATTGTTGCCTATATCAGCAAATAAGCCTACGGACAAAACAGCAAAACAACACTCTAAAAGAAAGGAATCCAACTTTACAATCCactaataaagttttataatgcTTATACATGTGTGCTACTGTCTGGCCAGTATAAAAGGAGCACAGAAGTTTAAGGGTTTACACTTACAATTGAACCAATATTTGAAAGCACTCAAGAGTCAAAGGTTTAAAAAGCTGATGGATGGCACCGTCTACACCTGACACTGATTGACAGTCATTTACTGAGAGTTCATTATAATGGCACACAGCAGATGTGTGGGCGGGACTTGGGCTGACTGATGGTGACAGATGGCTCCGCCCCTTCAGtgaactatgcaaaaaaaaaaaaaaaacacacttaaaaCATTCTCAATCTAGTCTGACCTTCACTCTCTCCTAAGCGCTGAGAAGCAGTGTAAATGAGATGAAAGCCCGTACTCCGCATCCACACACGTCTCCAGTTTGACCACAGGGGGAGACGGAGGACGGGGCAGCTTTAAAATATCCTTCATCACTTGTCCAATATACAGtcctggccaaaagttttgagaattacataaatattggatattggataagttgctgcttaagtttttataatagcaatttgcatatactccagaatgttatgaagagtgatcagatgaattgcatagtccttctttgccatgaaaattaacttaatcccaaaaaaaaacctttccactgcatttcattgctgtcattaaaggacctgctgagatcatttcagtaatcgtcttgttaactcaggtgagaatgttgcgagcacaaggctggagatcattatgtcaggctgattgggttagaatggcagacttgacatgttaaaaggagggtgatgcttgaaatcattgttcttccattgttaaccatggtgacctgcaaagaaacccgtgcagccatcattgcgttgaataaaaatggcttcacaggcaaggatattgtggctactaagattgcacctaaatcaacaatttataggatcatcaagaacttcaaggaaagaggttcaattcttgtaaagaaggcttcagggcatccaagaaagtccagcaagcgccaggatcgtctcctaaagaggattcagctgcgggatcggagtgccaccagtgcagagcttgctcaggaatggcagcaggcaggtgtgagcgcatctgcacgcacagtgaggccaagacttctggaagatggcctggtgtcaagaagggcagcaaagaagccacttctctccaaaaaaaacatcagggatagatttatcttctgcagaaagtatagtgaatggactgctgaggactggggcaaagtcatattctccgatgaagcccctttccgattgtttggggcatctggaaaaaggcttgtccggagaagaaaaggtgagcgctaccatcagtcctgtgtcatgccaacagtaaagcatcctgacaccattcatgtgtggggttgcttctcatccaagggagtgggctcactcacaattctgcccaaaaacacagccatgaataaagaatggtaccaaaacaccctccaacagcaacttcttccaacaatccaacaacagtttggtgaagaacaatgcattttccagcacgatggagcaccgtgccataaggcaaaaatgataactaagtggctcggggaccagaatgttgaaattttgggtccatggccttgaaactccccagatcttaatcccattgagaacttgtggtcaatcctcaagaggcgggtatacaaacaaaaacccactaattctgacaaactccaagaagtgattatgaaagaatgggttgctatcagtcagcatttggcccagaagttggttgagagcatgcccagtcgaattgcagaggtcctgaaaaagaagggccaacactgcaaatactgactctttgcataaatgtcacgtaattgtcgataaaagcctttgaaacatatgaagtgcttgtaattatatttcagtacatcacagaaacaactgaaacaaagatctaaaagcagtttagcagcaaactttttgaaaactaatatttatgtaattctcaaaacttttggccacgactgtacatcactacctgcagagagagagaaagagagagagagagagagagagagagagagagagagagagagagagagagagagagagagacagagaaatgaAATATGTACCGTTAAGGTAACTGGTAACACCTGTCATATCcttgtcattatatatatatatatatatatatatatatatatatatatatatatatatatagatatatacagatttttttattattattataattattattagtattaaagtTATTAATGCAAGATATGAAAGCAAGATTTAGGTTCAGGTTGGTGTCCTGTCTTTCAGTTTAAAGCTCATTGTataggctatattaaaaaaagaatgaattatgaaaacagttttttaattaATCTACAAGATGAGACATCAACAATTGCTTTATAAACATCTGAAATAGCACAAAGTTTCATGTGAGGGCTAGGGTCAGGTGTAGGCCgataaaatatacagtttgtacagtataaaaactattacgcTTATGCGATGTCCCCACTTATCACCAAAACAAACGTGTGCGTGTGTATATTCCGAGAGACCCCCCATGCTGAGTCTCTCGGCACCAGAAAGCGACCACCAGCTCGGGGCTGTTCAGGTACGAGAGGACCCCCTCACATGGCCTCGCGGAGATTTGAGCTTCCGCACCCAGCGCGCGTGCACAGATGTGCTGTAGCCTACAGCTGCAGGTGACAGCGCGTGAAAGAGCGCTGACGTAGAAGCTCATGGCTTTTTTGATTGGCTGCCATGTTTACGCACTGAAAATTACCTGCTTATCATACCTGTCACAGATGGGAGATTCCTGCCTTGCAGTACCTTTGACTCTGTGACTTTAAGAAATGAATATTGTACTGTTATTCTAGTCATTTAGTGACGTATATTTCCGTATCTGGAATTAATTTGCAGAAATAATCAAGTGATCGATCTCAGGCACTTCCATCGTATTTACTTTTGGTTAAAAATGAAGAATGATTGATTATGAAGGTGTCAACGTTGTGTTCATTTGGATTTCATAggctattaataaaacaaaaaaatataagtctgAAATGTCATTTTCATTGTAACGCGGATAATGCTATCTTATTTACTTATAAACAGACCATATTCTCCtctaaaataaatcacaataaaataagttatttaagTATCAGCACTAATAGCCTATCTAAGTATAACGGATTAAAAACgtactactgtattttttaatctgtGGTATCaggttgaaaaataaataattatataaaaaatttaattcagaCTCATCAAGGATAATATGATATTacactttttatgtcattttatctAATGAGATGTTTAAGTGTGAGACAAATTAACTAATTCACAAAACATCCCAGAATTGACCACATCTCTTGCTAAAGCTctaaggcctggtttcacagacagtgcTTAGACttagccatagttcaattaggacatttaagtaatttttcatAAATGTGCCTTAGAAAACACATTAATgagcatcttgagacaaaacaaaggcactggtatattttaagatcagtcattGCAAGTTTATTTTAGTTGATACAGCTCAGAcctacattttagtctgggacttaaacctcgtctgtgaaaccaggggtaaaAGTTTAATCTGGATCAGAATGATGTCCTTCGGTTTCAGTTTCTTTTAAACATTTGTCTTCATCTGATCCACAAGTAAATACACTTTTTTGGGATATTTTGGATATGCCTATTCATGATTTTTGGATCAAAGGTATCCCAATCTtacaaaaaagtttttctttaacAACCCACTGGGATTAATTTAGGTTAATTTggccattttcttttttctcaatGGCAAAAGGTGTCCCAATCTACCTGAATTCACTACTGATGGCCTGATCCATTTCAAAACCAAAACTGGATtacaatctaatatatatatatatatatatatatatatatatatatatatatatatatatatatatatatatatatatatatatttgtttttgttttgttttttctttaattacgaaacatttaatatatatatatatatatatatatatatatatatatatatatatatatatatatatttatatatatatatttttttttttcatttcagaagTTATGGGTATTTTTTGgtaaattgtaaatgtaatattatatccAAAATAACAACACAAAAGGACCCGGGGTagttgtcacaaaaatgtaaacatattaaacatgtttatttatttgaatggaAGGTGTCTGGGAAGTCTGTGAATGAAGCGGCAAGCCTTATGTTTCTGGATTATTAGTGTCCATGACAACATCAGGTAGATGACTCACAGTGAGGAATAAACGCGGTTAAATGGCTAGAATGATGCATGgaagaaaaaacagcaacaaaggAGTTAAATCTACTGACGTAGACAGCATCTGTCGTGTTTGACCAGGACGCGTGTCTGATGCTTTGATTGAGGTGTGATTCTCGCCGCGTCCAGCGCATTTAAAATCATTACATCACCAGAACGATACGGTTAATTATTTACTCAACGTGCACGGAGAACACAATAAGCGTTCTTTTAAAGGCCTGAGACAAAAATGTCCGGGTTTAACGGCGTTCGCTGACGGGATAAAGAGAAGAAAAGGCTGCTCGCGTTCATTGTGTGGAGGATGTGAGGCAGCGCGAGATGTCATGGCAGCGATGGATGCAGCAGAAGATAACGGGCCGGAGCATCCCGGTGTTCCGGTACCCAAGGCGTTTCCCTATGAGGAATACGAGTGCAAAATCTGCTACAACTTTTTCGACCTCGACCGTCGGGCGCCCAAGATCTTGGAGTGTCTGCACACGTTCTGCGAGGAGTGTCTGCACGCGCTTCAGCTGTGCGAGGAGCGGCCGTGGCGCATCAGCTGCCCCGTGTGCCGCCACCGCACGCCGGTCCCGGACTACCGGATCCAGAACCTGCCGAACAACACCAAGGCGACGGAGGACTTCCCTCTGTACATCGACTCGGACCCCGTGCCTCAGGATGCTCTGCCGCCTCACCGGCCTCCGCTGCACCCGGCGCTCGTGGCGCTCCGGCGCGAGGAGGACGCGTCCATGGCTGGTCACGCGACTCCGTCCACCTTGACCGTGTCCACCGCGACCACGCTGTCCCAGGACTCGGTCTCGCGCTACGAGAGCTGTCAGAACTGCAGGCGTCTCGCGCTGACCACCGGATGCGTGTGCGTCATCTTCTCGTTATTGTCCATGTTAGTGCTGCTCTTCATGGGCCTCATTTTCGTCCACAGCCACGGCGGGCCGCCCTCGCCCGCGGGACCCCTCTGTCTGTCGGTGGCCAGCATCCTCGCCATGGTGTCTGCGATGGTAACGTGGCTCCTCTACTGGCTCAAAGACCGACCGGAGCACGAGACGGGCCGCTCCTCGGCCACCACTAGCGCGAGCCGGAGAAACGCGTGACTGGAGATGAGCATCCGATGACAAGCGTTTATTATTACCAGTTAGTTTCTTTTCATGTTACTAGTACTTTTCGTAGGCTATCTTTGGTTTCTCTTTATTTGAAGGTgtcattgttacagtgtaattatacatatagGCCTAAGTATTAAGTGATAACTACATgtatttactataataagtgaaccCAGAgcgcaaaaccagtcataagggtaaatttttttgaaactgagatttatacatcatctgaaagctgaatataagctttccattaatgAATGGCgtgttaggatatgacaatatttgacccagataactatttgaaaatctgtagtgcaaaaaaaaaaaaaaaatcacctttaaagttgaagttcttagcaatgtttATTACTTAGCAATGCTTATTACTAAGCAGatattaggttttgatatatttacagtaggaatatcttcatggaacatgatcttcacttaatatcttaatgattttttgcataaaagaaaaatctacaaTTTTGAcccaatgtattgttggctattgctacaaatatacctgtgcaattTATGACTGGTTGTGTGGTCACATGTGAAtatggtttggcttagggttaattgcatgtaattatgcataattaattgttattataatattaagtgcatgtaacaaggacaccttaaaataaagtgttaccacatcTTTTATATAGTCAatctagtacttatttattaggtaaATAAGATGTGCCTATTTATATCAATCCCAGTTAACTGGAAAAAATAGGCTACacaaattattacaaagaaaCCTCAAGTAACACATTGGATTAAATTATGTCAAATTTTGGAAGTATTTTCTTGCAAAACATAGGCCAACGtctctgttttatttacaaacatCATTTGTACAGTATAATTACCAGTAACATTTTGTTATGATTGCTTATATTTGTGTAATGATTACTTATTGAccatttgttaatgttagtttctGCATTAGGCTAGCTAACAATGAGCAATGCATTTATTAAAgttagttattaaaaatacaact contains the following coding sequences:
- the LOC132107734 gene encoding E3 ubiquitin-protein ligase RNF182-like; the protein is MAAMDAAEDNGPEHPGVPVPKAFPYEEYECKICYNFFDLDRRAPKILECLHTFCEECLHALQLCEERPWRISCPVCRHRTPVPDYRIQNLPNNTKATEDFPLYIDSDPVPQDALPPHRPPLHPALVALRREEDASMAGHATPSTLTVSTATTLSQDSVSRYESCQNCRRLALTTGCVCVIFSLLSMLVLLFMGLIFVHSHGGPPSPAGPLCLSVASILAMVSAMVTWLLYWLKDRPEHETGRSSATTSASRRNA